In Mycobacterium sp. Aquia_213, the sequence AAGTAGGACAGATATTGTTTGGCCAGCGATACCGCGTGCGCCTCGTCCCGCGCGACCAGGCTGACCACCCCGTTGTGCCGCTGCACGTCGATCGGGCCGATCGCCTCGGGCGGGTACACCCCGAGCCCGCCGCCCTCGATCATCGCCGGCCCGCCCATTCCGATGTTGGCGTCCGGGGTCGCGATGATCACATCACACACCCCGGCCAGCGCGGCATTGCCGGCGAAGCAACGCCCGGAAACGATGGACAGCAACGGCACCCGGCCGCGCAGCCCGGCGAGTACCCGGAAGGTCGGCACGTCCAGCCCGGCCGCACCACCGACGTCGGTGTCGCCGGGCCGTCCGCCACCGCCCTCGGCAAAAAGCACCACCGGCAAGCTCTTTCGGGCGGCCACGTCGAAAACCCGGTCCGTCTTGGCGTGGTTGCGCATGCCCTGCGTCCCGGCGAGCACGGTGTAGTCGTAGGACACCACGACCGCCTCGGCAGCCGCCCGCCCGAATCGATCGGCGCCGATGGTCGCCAATCCGGCGACCAGGCCGTCGGCCGGGGTGTTGGCGATCAGATCCTCGTCCGAGCGCCGGCTGCGTTGCGCGGCAATGGCCAGCGCGCCGTATTCGACGAAGCTGCCGTCGTCGATCAGGTCGGCGATGTTCTCCCGGGCGGTGCGGCGACCCTGCTTGTGCCGCTTGGCGACTGCCGCGTCACGGCCCTCGTCAAGGGTGCGCAGATGGCGTCGCCGGAGTTCGTCGAGGTCGGCACGAGGGCGGTCGAGATCGACTGCGGCGATGGCGGATTCGTCGCCGGTGCTGGCTCCGGTGCGGGCGAAGACCACCAGCGGATCTCCGGTTCCGACGACCTGGCCGGGTGTCACGAGATTGCGGATCGTGCGCAGCGCATCCGGCGCGACGAGCACATGCTGCATTTTCATCGCTTCCAACACGACCAGTTGCCCGCCGGGCGAAACCTCGGTGCCCTCGGGTGGGATTTCGACCACGGTGCCGGCCAGCTGGGCGCGCAACGCTTCCTCACCGGGATACAACTCGACGGACGCCACCCGCGTGTCGTGCTCGTGGGTCAGCGCCGCGGCCGCCAGTTCAGGCAGCTTCGCGTCGAGGAAGCCCGTCGTCACCTCGCCCGACTGAATCTGCTTGTCGGACAAAAGCTCTTGTAGGAAGGCGAGGTTTGTCCGGACACCCTCGACACCGAACTCGGCCAGCGCGGTGCGCGCCTTGCGCAGCGCCGCCGGGAATGACGAACCGCGGACATGGGTGATGACCTTGGCCAGCAGGGAGTCATAGCGCGCACTCAACGCCAGCCCGGTCCGGCCGAAGGTGTCGACGCGCACTCCCGGACCACTCGGCGGTGAGAACACCGTCAAGACGCCCGCCCCGGGTAGCACGGTCCCATCCGCCGTCAGGGTTTCCATGTTGACCCGGGCCTGTATCGCAATGCCGCGCCGGGCGGCCGGCTCGCCGATGACTTCGTCACCGTCCGAGGCGATTCCGGACGGCAGCCCCAGCTGGTAGTAGGAGGCACCGCCGGCGATGGCGAGCGCGGCGGCCACCAGGTCTACCCCGGTGGTCTCCTCGGTGATCGTGTGTTCGACCTGAATGCGGGGATTGACTTCGAGGAAGACGAACTTCTCACCGGCCACCAGGAATTCCACGGTGGCCAGCCCGCGCAGGCCGGCTCTGCCGCACAGCCGGGCCGCGGCCAGGTGCAGCTCGCGACGCAGCGCATCCGAAAGTCCTTGCGCGGGCGCTATTTCGATGATCTTCTGGTAGCGCCGCTGGATGCTGCAGTCACGGTCGCCGAGGGCAAGCGCATGCGTTCGTGGCCCGGCCGGCGCGGCGACAATCTGCACCTCGATATGCCTGGCGTCCTCGAGTAGCGCCTCGGCGAACACCGCCGGATTGCCGAATCCCAGTTGCGCTTCCGCGGCACACTGGCGGTAGGCGTTGTCGATCTGGTCGGCACTGTCCACCCTGCGCATACCGCGGCCTCCGCCGCCGGCCAGCGCCTTGATCATCACCGCTCCGTCGTGGGCGGCGAAGAATGCCCGGACTTCCTCGACGCTGCTCGGCCCCACGGTGGCCGGCAACACCGGCACGCCGGCGGCGACCGCGGCGGCACGCGCCGACGATTTGTTGCCGACCACCTCGAGCACGTCGGCGTCCGGCCCCACGAACGTGTACCCGGCGACCGCACACGCACGAGCGAAATCGGCGTTCTCCGAGAGGAAGCCATAACCCGGATGAATCAGCTGCGCGCCGGCATTTTTCGCTGCCGCCAGTATCGAGGACTGGTCCAGGTAGGCGTCGGGACCGCTGCCCGGCAGACCGATCGCCTCGTCCGCCGCATGCACATGCGGACTCTCGGCGTCGTCCTCGGCGTAGACCGCGATCGTTTGCATGCCCAACTCGGTGGCGGTGCGGATGATCCGAAGCGCGATCTCGCCGCGATTGGCGATCAGCAGCGTCGCGTTCATCGGAGCGGATCGCCCCATTGCACTTCGCCGCGAAGCCGGGCCTTGAGTAGTTTGCCACCGGCGTTGCGCGGCAGCGCTTCTGATGCCACCATGACGTACTGCGGAACCTTGTAGTCGGCCAGCTGCCCGCGGCAGTGCTCCAAGACGGCCGACACGTCGATTTGTGTGTCACCGCCGAACAGCACGGCTCCGACCTTTTCCCCCATCACCTCGTCGGGCACCGCCAGCACGCAGGCATCCGCGACGGTGGGTGCGCCCAGCAGCACCGCCTCGACCTCGACGCTGGAGATATTCTCGCCGCCGCGATTTATGATGTCCTTCAGCCGGTCGATGATGTGCACCCGTCCCGCGGCGTCGACCCGAGCCACGTCGCCGGTGTGCAACCAACCGTCGACGATGCTGGCCGCGGAGGCATCCGGTCTATTCCAGTACCCGGCAGTCACATTGGCTCCACGCACCACCAACTCGCCCACCATGGGATCGTCTCCGCTGGGGATCACGCCGAGGTCGACGGCGGGGACCGCATACCCCACCGAGTCGGCGTGGTCGAAAGCATCCCGGTCGGGCAGCACGGTGATCAGCGAGCCAGACTCGGTCATGCCGTAGCCGTTGAACACAACGGCTTGCGGAAACGCGTCTTTCACCGACTGCACCAACGATGGCGCGATCGGCGCTCCGCCGTAGCC encodes:
- a CDS encoding acetyl-CoA carboxylase family protein, with protein sequence MNATLLIANRGEIALRIIRTATELGMQTIAVYAEDDAESPHVHAADEAIGLPGSGPDAYLDQSSILAAAKNAGAQLIHPGYGFLSENADFARACAVAGYTFVGPDADVLEVVGNKSSARAAAVAAGVPVLPATVGPSSVEEVRAFFAAHDGAVMIKALAGGGGRGMRRVDSADQIDNAYRQCAAEAQLGFGNPAVFAEALLEDARHIEVQIVAAPAGPRTHALALGDRDCSIQRRYQKIIEIAPAQGLSDALRRELHLAAARLCGRAGLRGLATVEFLVAGEKFVFLEVNPRIQVEHTITEETTGVDLVAAALAIAGGASYYQLGLPSGIASDGDEVIGEPAARRGIAIQARVNMETLTADGTVLPGAGVLTVFSPPSGPGVRVDTFGRTGLALSARYDSLLAKVITHVRGSSFPAALRKARTALAEFGVEGVRTNLAFLQELLSDKQIQSGEVTTGFLDAKLPELAAAALTHEHDTRVASVELYPGEEALRAQLAGTVVEIPPEGTEVSPGGQLVVLEAMKMQHVLVAPDALRTIRNLVTPGQVVGTGDPLVVFARTGASTGDESAIAAVDLDRPRADLDELRRRHLRTLDEGRDAAVAKRHKQGRRTARENIADLIDDGSFVEYGALAIAAQRSRRSDEDLIANTPADGLVAGLATIGADRFGRAAAEAVVVSYDYTVLAGTQGMRNHAKTDRVFDVAARKSLPVVLFAEGGGGRPGDTDVGGAAGLDVPTFRVLAGLRGRVPLLSIVSGRCFAGNAALAGVCDVIIATPDANIGMGGPAMIEGGGLGVYPPEAIGPIDVQRHNGVVSLVARDEAHAVSLAKQYLSYFQGRVADWAAPEPRLARHVVPENRLRAYDVRRAIESIVDVGSVLELRPDYGVGIVTALVRVEGVAYGLLANSSHHLGGAIDAEAADKAGDFLTLCQSFRLPVISLCDTPGFMVGPDAEKQAAVRRFGRMFVLGARLTVPLGMIILRKGYGLGAMAMAGGSFHAPQFTVAWPTGEIGGMGLEGAVRLGFSKELAAAADAAEREQLFEKLVAAAYQHGKALRAATTFELDDVIDPSDSRAWITRLTGA